The proteins below come from a single Drosophila miranda strain MSH22 chromosome Y unlocalized genomic scaffold, D.miranda_PacBio2.1 Contig_Y1_pilon, whole genome shotgun sequence genomic window:
- the LOC117192055 gene encoding G-box-binding factor-like codes for MNFCSVPYEADFGMNEANKMMNMSAQMGMQQNGPQGQGQGQGQGCMPPGGMPMSMAQMNMNQPQLQMPPMTTGQMSYPMQGSGMQSLPLGMMPAGNGMTPLGTMSSNLPIGAVTPLNSMTMLPMMGNSMGSIDAPGVNAVISDLQPMSGMQQMGGMPQMGGMPQMPAMQQFTQMPQMQHQGRLTGGGGGGSPGNWGCSHGNGQAMSNNIWQYGGSPSQQQHQQQQHQQQQHHQQQHQMQQQQQQQQQAHQNQQRMRSHYEMMNNNYRDVRNGLNSPAMLSLRDNKGNSFNSTKNLNKVWR; via the exons atgaatttttgTTCGGTTCCATACGAAGCGGATTTTGGCATGAATGAGGCCAATAAG ATGATGAACATGTCCGCTCAAATGGGCATGCAACAGAATGGCCCCCAGGGCCAAGGCCAAGGACAGGGACAGGGCTGTATGCCACCCGGTGGCATGCCCATGTCGATGGCGCAGATGAACATGAACCAGCCTCAGCTGCAGATGCCGCCGATGACCACCGGCCAGATGTCCTATCCGATGCAGGGCAGCGGCATGCAGTCCCTGCCCCTGGGTATGATGCCGGCGGGCAACGGCATGACGCCGCTGGGCACCATGTCCTCGAACCTGCCCATTGGTGCGGTGACACCGCTGAACAGCATGACCATGCTGCCAATGATGGGCAATTCGATGGGTTCGATCGATGCCCCAGGCGTGAACGCGGTCATATCGGATCTCCAGCCCATGTCCGGCATGCAGCAGATGGGTGGCATGCCCCAGATGGGTGGCATGCCCCAGATGCCGGCAATGCAGCAGTTCACCCAAATGCCGCAGATGCAGCACCAGGGACGTCTCactggcggcggcggcggtggtagCCCTGGCAACTGGGGCTGCAGCCACGGCAACGGCCAGGCGATGAGCAACAATATCTGGCAGTACGGCGGTAGTCcctcccagcagcagcaccagcagcagcagcaccagcagcagcagcaccaccagcagcagcatcagatgcaacagcaacagcagcagcagcagcaggcccaCCAGAACCAGCAGCGGATGAGGTCGCACTACGAAATGATGAACAACAACTACCGGGATGTGCGCAATGGCCTAAA CTCGCCTGCCATGCTTTCGCTTCGTGACAACAAGGGCAATTCATTCAATTCGA CCAAAAATCTGAATAAGGTCTGGCGTTGA